TTAAATTATAACacatttttcatttgttttgattCTTGGTGGAATCTAGTTTACTCAAATATTGTTGAGATAAACGAATagcttcttttcttttaagaCGAGCTTCTGGGTCGTCTTCAACATTAACAGCATCTAATTTTATCATCCTAGCCAACAATGTTTCACTAAGGCGTGTATGCAAATCTTGAACATCTTGTGCCGAAGCGGGAGACGATTGGCAGAAGGCTTCAATTTTAGGGACGAGATCCTGTTGAAGCTCATCTATATATGCTTCAATTTGTTGCATTGCCGGGCTCAGTTTGGGTAATTCGAGCTCTAATTCACTTCCATTTTGCACATTTTGGTCGGAAAGTGAACCATCCTTGAGGGTCACCCCGTTTAACTTGAGAGACGCTTTGTCGGGCATTACTGAAAATGCGTTGCACACGCGACGAAGAAAACTAGTGTAAGAAACCATATTCAGCCTTGGTTGTCGCAACACAAAATTCAACTTTTCGCCATCGTAATGAACAACGACAATATCTTCGGTTTCAGTAGCtctctttttcaataatgCGCTAATCAAAACAGTAACTGACAATACAGCTAGAGAGatccaatattttttatccaTAGAACACAACTGGGTAAAAAAAGACATGTTGATTTCTCGATGCTTTTTCCTAAAGTCAAATGAATGAAGAAGTGATAAACCGGTCAATAAGCAAGACTAAATAAGTCTGGGTCTTTATCAGATTTCCTTGGTAAATGAAGGAACTggtatataaaaatttaattgctAGATAAGAGAGAGGATGTTTTAAATTGGTGAGTTGCTCTCGAACCAATTTCGCATTTGGTGGTTACTATGTAGGTTGTGGAGATGATAGTGTTATGAATTCTTTGAAATGTGAGTTTCTCCTATACAAACATGATAAGTCCgaaaaatgataattaaaaaaaaaaaaagctgtTTGTTGCCAAAATcttattctttttgtttttgttaaaacTTCTGCTGCAGTAGACTGACATGTTGACCTCAAATATCTAGTTATCATTTACGTTCATGCATCAAATTAAACTAATTCAGTTTCGTAAAgatcttgttttttctctttttaagtttaatttttgtttctttgaCAAGGAAGGTACCGAAAAAAGCAATCCATGGGATGTGTTTGATAATTGAACAAAGTGTGAATCTGACTTTAACCAGAAGTAGTAATgctctaattttttttaagagaaTAAGTAATACTCTAAGGATCTTTGATTGCTTTCGGCGtaaataattgtttatttgtatGTATAACTTTATTctgaaaagcaaagaagAAGTTTCATATAAATTCATATCAGCAAAAGCGCATTCTCGGTTGATTTTATCGTTTAATGGTTGAATTCTTGGGTATTTTATACCTcaactattttttcaaaatactCTTCAATAATTTAGTGGGTTCTCCCATTTGATCGATTCAATTGTTGGGGACTCAAATTGcataaaaattgaagaacaGGATATCATGCTGTAAACAATTCTCCATTTCAACTTTCATTATTGTTACTCGTCTGCAATACCTGGATATATCAACACTTACTCCATCACTGATGTGCTTACCTATCTAAGAGTGCATGTTCTTGGGGACGTCAAAAGTTATGTTTCCATCTTACATGGATAAAGGAATCAGCTCTATTTGCTCTCAAGGGTAATTTCTATTAAATATCCATCTATTTCCTACACCTGCCTGAGAACTTGCTcgaattatttttaaaagaatattttagctataaaaattttcttgtgACCTTTTAATATTATGTTTTTCACCAATTGTTCCATGAACATTACTAAAAAGAGGgaaatattcttttacaaaatatttaacaCGATACCAGCTCAACTGAGGAAATTAGCGTCGCGATCCGCGTACTACTAATTGTTAGCCAAACACCGGTTTCCCAATTCCCAGTTTTGgatattctttttactcTCTTTTTTGGCTCTAAttgatctttttcttttatttgattGCATGTCGGCTTTATCTGAAAGCCCTGctattccttctttttggaGACCTGAGACATCCGAGGTAtgctaattttttaagaagaTCAGAGGTAGTTTCTCTTATTCTTTATGTAAGACATGAAAGTTGCACCTGTACGCAAATTGCAGCTGttcaatttgttgaatGGAGCCTTTCTTTCCGAGTACTACCCTATCTTGCCTGTTTGAAATAATGATTTGCTAACAAGTGTTGCTTGGGCTGCCCCCTTTTCACTAGTTAAGGGTTCAGCTTGCTGGCATTAATGATTAGATATCAAAAAAACCTCGACCAAACACTACCGTCGGATTTCAATTCGATAATAGAAATGTAGGTACAAGTGCTCCTTCTACTCCTGCTATCCGGAGAAATAATACCGATAGTTTTGAACGAGGTCTTTCTTTACCATTGCCAAGCAGCAAGCAAGATACTGGTTCAAGTGTACTAGATCCAGACGGAGATGCATACGTAAATCGATATGCTCGTCCTGTTACAGCAGGTAGTATTTATATTCCAAGTAATTACCACAAGTCTTTTTCTCCCAATACGTTTTCTGGGTTTAATGTAAAGAGAAGCGCGTCTAAATCTCCAAAAAGAAGTGCCAATGGTTCAACGTCAGAGGATATTAGCATTGAAGGATCTCCCTCTGAAACAGCCAAGGGAGCTAGATCATCTTTTAATAGTAATTTTCGAACCTTTGACATTGGAAGTGAGCGCCGAAGGAGAATATTGGAAGCATCACAGGACTCATCTCGTCCGGGAAGATACTCTTATAGGACAAAAAGCGCATCTCCAGCATTAATTGATACTTCGACCTTGGATTCTAGGTTGAATTTTACTATGGGACGCTTGGAACGATCCATTGCTCAGTTATCCAAAAATACGATGCGCGCTGTGTCGCATTTGGAAAATCCGCCAAAGGACATAACGTTGCCAAAATTAAACGTTAAGAATTCTGCTTGGCCGTTGCAGCCATATTCACCACCTGCCAATGAAACGCcagcttcttcttcttcttccgCGAAGGCTCGACCTGTATCTGTGCCAGATATGTCGTCTCCCGTACCTGCTTCTTCAGTTGAATATGAGTCTCTCAAAGCCGCCGTTACTTATTCGCCTTCTCAAAATCCCAAGAAGGTTGCAGAAACCGATTCTGAATCTCGTAAATCGTCTTTTCAATCTTCCTACAATGATGCAGATCGACCTTTCCAGGTTGGCGCGCAGACGCAATCAACACCGAATCGCATTTCGAGGAGTGATTCTCCTATTGTATATGATGTAGACACTCATTCTGAAGACAACGCTAGTACAGCATCTTCGGAAGCCATTTCTCAATCAATGCGTTCTTTTCAACCTCAACCGAATACTGGGAGTCCATTTCCACGTTTTACTTCCACCAATACTGAAGATGAGCAGGAGTCAGATATTCCTCAATCGGATGCCAATGATTCCACTGTGAATTTGAACCAACCTAACTACGCCAATTTAACTCCTACACCTCAAGTTTCACCGAAACGACCTACTTACTCAAGAAGCTCACCTTTGCCTTCGGCTTCTGTACCCGCCCTTGGTGATGGGTCACCAGATCCTCCAGCTGCTCCGTCAATTCAGAATTCTTTGAGTGTCCACGAATCTGAAATGCCACCTCATGTAACCAGAGACTATACACAACCAGCTGCTAGTGCAACACCAGTACCTAAAGAAAAACCTTCTgaaaaaagtgaaaaacctcctaaaaagaaaggttCCAAATTAGAGAAGTTTTGTTGTATTTTGatgtaaaatttatttttgttttttttaatattttaaggATTGGCGTCGAAAGCATGTGTCTATGAAGGATTCAGATATCCAAAGGAAATCGTAATACTTGAAGGAATTAATTTAATGGTTGTTCACGTGCGTACTTTCCTGTCTGCTTATATCCATATTATATTTCCGTTTTAATGCATACTCATTTCAAGACACGTGTTATCATTAACGTTGATTGGGATACACATAACCTCTAGAATTACATgtttcaaatcttttttttattgtggAGCGttatgttaaattttttgccttgttttttgaacaatAATAACATATGAACATTTAGTATAGTGTTTTAGCAGGAAgaatttcatattttttcgaATAATGAAAACTAGAAACGTTGAACTCATGTGGTGCATATCGCGTTAACTCATACTAATTTATACCGGGTTCGATTGGTCATGGTTTTCAGATCTCTTTAACCTGGATATCCGATCTTGGAGGTTAAATGGCATATTCTTGAggaacttttaaatttctattTGGTTTAACAAAGGATAGTCTTGCTTGTCCcacatttctttttctctacGAACTTCACTTTATTTTAGACTGGGCATGAATTACTTTGTACGACAAATAGAacaaaaggatttttttttcttttgttcatTTAAATCGGTGTTATGAATGAACGACAGAccattaaaagaaaaagcaatttattTCACCTCACTGATTTACAGTCATTGGTAAGTTGGAACTTATAATTTATAGCTTTTGGAGTTTGGCGAGTTTatgaaagcaaaattaaattgaaaaagcttttttttaattttctttttcgcAAAAGCTTTCTGAAATCTAGTGTCGAACTTTTATGTTTGCAATGTAGGGATGAGATGTTTTTTGAGAAGTCGGACTTCGGACTTCCTCCGATCCGTCttaattcaattttgatCCGTTTccaaagaaaacaaaaagctttatttttaatttatgtAACTTTTCGTTCTGTTTTTCTAATGCTACCCCTCAGGTATGTGGTAAATGTACCTACCTGTATAACTTAGTTTTTGTTCGCAAAAActattttgattatttaatttcagtatttaataatgaaattaaatcaaaatttgaacgactttcatcaaaattaatGAGCTTCTGTATTTTTTCTACATTTATTCCCAATTGCTCAGCACGATAAGTTTCGTAAAATCGGATTGATATAGTAATCTACACGCATCAACGTGACTAACACAACTtggttaaaaatttttatcgGAATTGTTAAAAACGAATAATTGGTGcttaatttataaatgaaAGCTTTATTTCATAATAAATCGCTTACtgaaaatactttttaagGAACATTTTTTGGACCCGCACATTTTAACTACTCAGAAAACGAACGTCCTATATTGTAGGTATTGCTAAGTGATTGgcttttttattctattttttaatatctttGGCATATCTTAATATTTGCTAATCGACTGTCGTTGCACTTGtacattgaaaaaattgttacCGGAtggaaaatttgaaatcaGCATCGCCGGAGGAAGACTCACCTCGCCACGGGGATAACATGGGGAAACCAAAAAGAATTCCTAGAGCTTGTGACATGTgtagaaaaaggaagattCGCTGTGATGGAAAGCAACCTGCATGTTCGAATTGCGTTAGTCACGGAATCCCATGCGTATTTACAGCTAGACCTAAAAGAAGAACAGGTCAGAGACAAATGTACATTAAGTCGCTCGTTTCTAGATTAGAACAAATGGAGTCTACTCTGAGATCCGTAATTCCGAACTACGACCAGCAGCCTGATATTATACATCCCTCCTCTACTCCCAAAAACTATCATGATCTAAACTGTACGAAAGGCGAAACTTCTTCCGATGACTCCACCGACGATATAGcgtttttgaatgaaaaaatggGGACTCTCGTCACTACTCCGATCGGttctcaaaaatatttcggCTCTTCATCTACCTTTTCCATTATTCAACATGCTGCAAAATTTGCATCAGGAGTTGAATCCGATAAAGTTTTAGAGCATCTGTCCATGGCTAAATCGGGTTGTTTGTTTGATCCTGATGAGAGTTTCGATGGCTCAAAAGCCGAATTACCTTCTTCAGAGATTGCCAATATATACATAGATGCCTACTTCAAATCATACAATCCTTTATTTCCTGTTTTTAcaagagaaaatttttaccaaaaatttggttccccaaattgtttcaaaaaacccGATGGTTCCATTGATCTGGTTAATTATGCTTCATACGTTGTTGTTTTATCTCTTGGTTGTCTTGCTATAGCGGATACTGAAGAGCAAGTTTCCCGAGCTAATGCtctatttaaaaacacTCTCGGAATCAGTATTGAAGTTACTAAAGATATGAGCTTCCGTACTCTGGtcttcaattttcttaCTTCAGTCTATTATTGCGCAGTTTCCAAACCAAATGCGGTCTGGTTGAACGTTGGTGTAGTCGTTAGAGTTGCACAAACGCTAGGTCTTCATCGAAACAGTGCAATGTGGTCTATTGGAAAGGAGGATGCGGAAGAGAAAGCTCGTTTGTTTtggtatatatattatttggATAGAGTATCCTCGATGATGACAGGAAAACCCGTTGCTTTTCAGGACGATGACATTGATCAAATGGTGCCATTTTACTCTATTTATTGCTATTATGGACTTAAGCCACCCGAAGGAGATCCTTTGGGTacttttaactttttgGAAGCCGAGGTGCAGTTAACGCGAATTGTTGGCCAAGTCCTAAAGGAACTATACTCAGTGAGTGGCATGAAGTCTAATTCTTCTCAAGTTATGGAAAAAATACTTGAGTTTGACCTTTTGCTAAACAACTGGTATAACAGTCTTCCCGACTGTATGCAACCTCGGAATCGTTTTAAAATTCCCAAATTTTGCTCGAGCAATCTGATTTTAACATCTGctatttattattcatGTTTAATCCTTATTCATCGTCATTCTCTTACAAAAAATCTTCAGGTGAATTGTGTCCATAGAGGGACTGGCTCTATAACAGATTCTCAAGCTTTATGCATTGCGGCAGCTCGCTCCATTACAAATCTTTTCGTGGAATCGGTTGATCTACAGCCATTGATAATGAAAATCATTATGTATCATGCCTTTACATCTTCGATTATCATCTTTATCAGTATATTGAAGCGGCCTCTTGCTTCTATATGTTCTGAAGATTTGAATTGTTTAATTTCCGTAAAAAATCGTTTAATAAGTTTTGAAACACATGGTTTTGTTCGTTTGAATGTCGTTATGGATGCTTTAGAAAGTATGATCTCGACTGCTCAGGCAGCTATGCAAAAGGCTAAGCAAATAGCAATCAATTTTAGCAGCAACTTAGCTACGAACGAAGATGTTACTAATTCTGGCATGCCTGATATTGCGGATGTTTCCCTAAAATCGCAAAGCCATGTACCACCACGTATATCCAGCAACCATTCAGATACAAGTGTTAAAAGCAATTCTCCCTCCTCTATATTTGATAACAGCGGGTATCTGAACTCTCTTAATAACAGCATCTTACAAATGCATCAAAACCTCCAAAATTCATCTAACACAAATGACCAGTATAAGTTTGATTCTGTTCAGGAAAATGAGCTACATGCAAATATAACTCCCGTGTTAGATCAAACAATGTCAATGTTCCCGTTTAAGGATCAGTTAGATCTAAATTTTGCTGCTGCTAATGTTTACAATCCTAATGTTTTTGATGATATGGGTTTGGATTGTAGTTTTTATGGGAACGGTCTATAATTAACCTAAattatgttttattaaatagaCGTCGTTGTCTAGATGCGCATGATATGATAatccttttgttttgtttttgtttacagaTTTTTACACCTTAAtagttattttatttattatttggatGGTCCGTTTCTGTACG
This region of Schizosaccharomyces pombe strain 972h- genome assembly, chromosome: II genomic DNA includes:
- the mod5 gene encoding Tea1-anchoring protein Mod5, with the protein product MSALSESPAIPSFWRPETSEISKKPRPNTTVGFQFDNRNVGTSAPSTPAIRRNNTDSFERGLSLPLPSSKQDTGSSVLDPDGDAYVNRYARPVTAGSIYIPSNYHKSFSPNTFSGFNVKRSASKSPKRSANGSTSEDISIEGSPSETAKGARSSFNSNFRTFDIGSERRRRILEASQDSSRPGRYSYRTKSASPALIDTSTLDSRLNFTMGRLERSIAQLSKNTMRAVSHLENPPKDITLPKLNVKNSAWPLQPYSPPANETPASSSSSAKARPVSVPDMSSPVPASSVEYESLKAAVTYSPSQNPKKVAETDSESRKSSFQSSYNDADRPFQVGAQTQSTPNRISRSDSPIVYDVDTHSEDNASTASSEAISQSMRSFQPQPNTGSPFPRFTSTNTEDEQESDIPQSDANDSTVNLNQPNYANLTPTPQVSPKRPTYSRSSPLPSASVPALGDGSPDPPAAPSIQNSLSVHESEMPPHVTRDYTQPAASATPVPKEKPSEKSEKPPKKKGSKLEKFCCILM
- the bag102 gene encoding BAG family molecular chaperone regulator Bag102, giving the protein MSFFTQLCSMDKKYWISLAVLSVTVLISALLKKRATETEDIVVVHYDGEKLNFVLRQPRLNMVSYTSFLRRVCNAFSVMPDKASLKLNGVTLKDGSLSDQNVQNGSELELELPKLSPAMQQIEAYIDELQQDLVPKIEAFCQSSPASAQDVQDLHTRLSETLLARMIKLDAVNVEDDPEARLKRKEAIRLSQQYLSKLDSTKNQNK
- the prt1 gene encoding transcription factor → MENLKSASPEEDSPRHGDNMGKPKRIPRACDMCRKRKIRCDGKQPACSNCVSHGIPCVFTARPKRRTGQRQMYIKSLVSRLEQMESTLRSVIPNYDQQPDIIHPSSTPKNYHDLNCTKGETSSDDSTDDIAFLNEKMGTLVTTPIGSQKYFGSSSTFSIIQHAAKFASGVESDKVLEHLSMAKSGCLFDPDESFDGSKAELPSSEIANIYIDAYFKSYNPLFPVFTRENFYQKFGSPNCFKKPDGSIDLVNYASYVVVLSLGCLAIADTEEQVSRANALFKNTLGISIEVTKDMSFRTLVFNFLTSVYYCAVSKPNAVWLNVGVVVRVAQTLGLHRNSAMWSIGKEDAEEKARLFWYIYYLDRVSSMMTGKPVAFQDDDIDQMVPFYSIYCYYGLKPPEGDPLGTFNFLEAEVQLTRIVGQVLKELYSVSGMKSNSSQVMEKILEFDLLLNNWYNSLPDCMQPRNRFKIPKFCSSNLILTSAIYYSCLILIHRHSLTKNLQVNCVHRGTGSITDSQALCIAAARSITNLFVESVDLQPLIMKIIMYHAFTSSIIIFISILKRPLASICSEDLNCLISVKNRLISFETHGFVRLNVVMDALESMISTAQAAMQKAKQIAINFSSNLATNEDVTNSGMPDIADVSLKSQSHVPPRISSNHSDTSVKSNSPSSIFDNSGYLNSLNNSILQMHQNLQNSSNTNDQYKFDSVQENELHANITPVLDQTMSMFPFKDQLDLNFAAANVYNPNVFDDMGLDCSFYGNGL